Proteins from one Bartonella sp. HY328 genomic window:
- the murC gene encoding UDP-N-acetylmuramate--L-alanine ligase — MKMPLNIGLIHFIGIGGIGMSGIAEVLHNLGYQVQGSDQSDNANVIRLREKGIKVFIGHDEENLGDAEVVVVSTAIKKTNPEYMAARERLLPIVRRAEMLAELMRFRQAVAIGGTHGKTTTTSMVATLLDAGGYDPTVINGGIINAYGTNARMGEGDWMVVEADESDGTFLKLPADIAVVTNIDPEHLDHYGSFDAVREAFRQFVENVPFYGFGVMCLDHPEVQAMVSRIDDRRIITYGNNPQADVRFFNHHMEGANSHFDVIIRNRKTGETVEMKDLVLPMPGLHNVSNATAAIAVAHQLGVTDTAIAKGLAAFGGVKRRFTHSGSWNGIEFFDDYGHHPVEIKAVLKAAREATKGNVIAVVQPHRFSRLHDLFDDFATGFNDADRVVVAPVYAAGEEPIEGVSAQSLVERIKTAGHRDARYVSGAEDLPAMIKDIAKPGDFVVFLGAGNITQWAYQVPQELQKLA, encoded by the coding sequence ATGAAAATGCCGCTCAATATTGGTCTTATTCATTTTATCGGTATTGGCGGTATCGGTATGAGCGGCATTGCCGAGGTTTTGCATAATCTTGGTTATCAAGTGCAGGGTTCAGACCAAAGTGATAATGCCAATGTGATACGTTTGCGTGAAAAAGGCATTAAGGTTTTCATCGGCCATGATGAAGAAAATCTTGGTGATGCGGAAGTTGTCGTTGTTTCTACTGCGATTAAAAAAACGAACCCAGAATATATGGCAGCGCGTGAGCGTCTATTGCCGATTGTGCGCCGTGCGGAAATGCTAGCCGAACTTATGCGTTTTCGCCAAGCTGTTGCAATTGGCGGTACTCATGGCAAAACAACAACCACATCTATGGTTGCGACATTGCTTGATGCTGGTGGCTATGATCCAACTGTGATCAATGGTGGTATCATTAACGCTTATGGCACCAATGCCCGTATGGGCGAAGGTGATTGGATGGTGGTTGAAGCTGATGAAAGTGATGGCACATTTTTAAAATTGCCAGCTGATATTGCTGTTGTTACCAATATTGATCCTGAACATCTTGATCATTATGGCAGTTTTGATGCGGTGCGCGAAGCCTTCCGCCAATTTGTTGAAAATGTACCATTTTATGGCTTTGGCGTTATGTGCCTTGATCATCCAGAAGTACAAGCGATGGTAAGCCGCATTGATGATCGCCGGATTATTACTTATGGCAATAATCCGCAAGCCGATGTTCGCTTTTTCAATCATCATATGGAAGGCGCCAATTCGCATTTCGATGTGATTATTCGTAACCGCAAAACAGGTGAAACGGTTGAGATGAAGGATCTTGTTTTGCCAATGCCAGGGCTTCACAATGTATCAAATGCGACCGCGGCTATTGCTGTTGCCCATCAACTTGGCGTGACGGATACAGCAATTGCAAAAGGATTGGCTGCCTTTGGTGGAGTAAAACGCCGCTTCACCCATAGTGGAAGCTGGAATGGAATTGAATTTTTTGATGATTACGGTCATCATCCAGTTGAAATTAAGGCGGTGTTAAAAGCCGCGCGTGAGGCAACGAAAGGCAATGTAATTGCTGTTGTACAACCGCATCGTTTTTCGCGTTTGCATGATTTATTTGATGATTTTGCTACAGGTTTTAACGATGCCGACCGTGTTGTTGTGGCACCCGTTTATGCCGCGGGCGAAGAACCAATAGAGGGTGTATCTGCACAAAGCCTTGTTGAGCGAATTAAAACTGCAGGTCATCGTGATGCACGCTATGTCAGCGGCGCTGAAGATTTACCGGCTATGATTAAAGATATTGCCAAGCCCGGTGATTTTGTGGTGTTTTTGGGAGCTGGTAATATTACGCAATGGGCTTATCAAGTGCCGCAAGAATTGCAAAAATTGGCTTAA
- the murB gene encoding UDP-N-acetylmuramate dehydrogenase, whose amino-acid sequence MTKYQAIDGEALLKLLPVDQLRGRLQANADMSKVTWFRTGGPAEVFFQPADEDDLAILLQSLPEHIPLTIVGIGSNLMVRDGGIKGVVVRLSAKGFGNVVLNDIGQLVAGAAASDKSLATAALNEKIGGFHFYFGIPGSIGGALRMNAGANGIETAERLVEAHVLDRQGNKHIIKAADMGFSYRHIAIADDLIFTSAVFSGHQANEADIIAARDEVIHHRESVQPVREKTGGSTFRNPDGTSAWKLIDEAGCRGLQIGGAQMSPMHCNFMINVGNATAYDLELLGETVRQKVFANCGIDLHWEIKRIGQFLPDRQVMPFEAAP is encoded by the coding sequence ATGACAAAATATCAAGCAATTGATGGTGAAGCACTTTTAAAACTATTGCCCGTTGACCAATTGCGGGGTCGTTTGCAAGCCAATGCTGATATGAGCAAGGTTACATGGTTTCGCACCGGTGGCCCTGCTGAGGTGTTTTTTCAACCAGCAGATGAAGACGATTTGGCTATTTTACTACAATCACTACCAGAACATATTCCATTAACCATCGTTGGTATCGGTTCTAATTTGATGGTGCGTGATGGTGGTATAAAAGGCGTTGTTGTTCGTCTTTCCGCCAAAGGTTTTGGCAATGTTGTCTTGAATGATATTGGGCAATTGGTTGCAGGGGCGGCGGCATCTGATAAGAGCTTGGCAACTGCCGCACTTAACGAGAAAATTGGGGGCTTTCATTTTTATTTTGGCATCCCGGGTAGCATTGGCGGCGCTTTACGCATGAATGCTGGTGCTAATGGCATTGAGACGGCTGAGCGTTTGGTGGAAGCCCATGTGCTAGATAGGCAAGGTAATAAGCATATTATTAAAGCTGCTGATATGGGCTTTTCTTATCGCCATATTGCTATTGCTGATGATCTTATTTTTACCTCGGCAGTGTTTTCTGGTCATCAAGCCAATGAAGCTGATATTATAGCGGCGCGTGACGAGGTTATTCATCACCGTGAAAGCGTGCAGCCAGTGCGAGAAAAAACCGGTGGCTCAACATTTCGTAATCCTGATGGCACGTCAGCTTGGAAACTTATTGATGAGGCAGGGTGCCGTGGCTTACAAATTGGCGGCGCACAAATGTCGCCAATGCATTGCAATTTTATGATCAATGTCGGCAATGCCACCGCTTATGACCTTGAATTATTGGGTGAAACAGTACGCCAAAAAGTATTTGCCAACTGCGGTATTGACTTGCACTGGGAAATCAAACGCATTGGCCAATTTTTACCCGATAGACAGGTGATGCCTTTTGAGGCTGCGCCATAA
- a CDS encoding YodC family protein, with amino-acid sequence MFKVGDIVKLKSGGPAMTAQKVDGGKATCIWFKDDRLKTAVFRKDTIELVNPVEKTDQVKADPLPVFKTPPSVAKGNVTNKKAAETKTAKPKKNAADTPSSGSKDEE; translated from the coding sequence ATGTTTAAAGTTGGCGATATTGTAAAGCTTAAATCAGGTGGCCCTGCCATGACCGCCCAAAAAGTTGATGGCGGTAAGGCAACTTGTATCTGGTTTAAAGATGATAGACTTAAAACAGCAGTTTTTCGCAAAGATACTATTGAATTGGTTAATCCTGTTGAAAAAACAGACCAAGTAAAAGCTGACCCTTTACCTGTTTTCAAAACACCACCAAGTGTTGCAAAAGGCAATGTAACAAACAAAAAGGCTGCAGAAACCAAAACTGCTAAGCCTAAAAAAAACGCAGCAGATACTCCGTCTTCTGGCAGTAAAGATGAAGAGTAA
- a CDS encoding VOC family protein, producing the protein MAKFVHSMIRVLEEKRSVDFYQKAFNLKVEEKIEFDDFTLIYLSNEENSFELELTVNKGRTEPYNLGDGYGHAAFVVDDIDATHARFERDGLAPRKLVQLDQQGKKVARFFFVADPDGYQIEVIEKGGRFS; encoded by the coding sequence ATGGCAAAATTTGTCCATAGCATGATCCGCGTCCTTGAAGAAAAGCGATCGGTTGATTTTTACCAAAAAGCATTCAATCTAAAGGTTGAAGAAAAAATAGAATTTGACGACTTTACGTTAATTTACTTGAGCAATGAAGAAAATAGTTTTGAATTGGAATTAACGGTCAATAAAGGCCGAACCGAGCCTTATAATCTTGGTGATGGCTATGGCCATGCAGCTTTTGTCGTCGATGATATTGATGCCACCCATGCTAGATTTGAACGTGATGGCCTTGCCCCACGCAAATTGGTGCAATTAGATCAACAGGGTAAAAAAGTTGCACGTTTTTTCTTTGTGGCCGATCCTGATGGTTACCAAATTGAAGTTATTGAAAAAGGTGGCCGCTTTAGTTAG
- the dld gene encoding D-lactate dehydrogenase translates to MTNNSVIANIKRIVGEKHCLTDANQTERYRKGFRSGEGDAKLVIIPGSLTELWQCLKILVANDFIIIMQASNTGLTEGSTPKGSYERDVAIISTLRLDHIYVLDEGKQIISQPGGTLYKLEDILSSFNREPHSVIGSSCIGASIIGGICNNSGGALVKRGPAYTELSLYAQIDKKGELQLVNHLGIDLGETAEEILTKLDNKVIDPAWVSYDVGAASNHEYSKKVREVDAATPARFNADPSGLFEAAGSAGKIAVFAVRLDSFAKEENSKIYYIGTNDTNDLTVLRRRMLSEFDELPISGEYMHRDCFDISHKYGKDTLLMIHKLGTKRLPGFFAFKKSLDTRLEHLSFLPVNLSDRMIQMATQLVPDVMPKRMLDYRNQYEHHLILKVSSKLSEQTEVLLNETVGSGWFLCDADEGKKAMLNRFVAAGAVIRYALVHPKTAEDVLALDIALRRNDDDWFERLPPEIDAQIEQKAYYGHFFCHVLHQDYVVKKGVDVKALKAKMLEVLDKRGAEYPAEHNVGHLYKAKPALANHYMKLDPTNSFNPGIGKTNKTRFYAACCPDCDQSFKAEKVI, encoded by the coding sequence ATGACCAATAATTCTGTTATTGCCAATATTAAACGCATTGTGGGGGAAAAGCATTGCTTAACAGACGCAAATCAGACAGAGCGTTATCGTAAGGGCTTCCGCTCAGGCGAGGGCGATGCAAAGCTGGTGATCATACCAGGCTCATTAACAGAATTATGGCAATGTTTAAAAATATTGGTTGCCAATGATTTTATTATTATCATGCAGGCATCCAATACGGGCCTTACCGAAGGATCGACCCCTAAAGGCAGCTATGAACGAGATGTCGCAATTATTTCCACCCTGCGCCTTGATCATATTTATGTGCTGGATGAGGGCAAGCAAATTATCAGTCAACCAGGTGGTACACTTTATAAGCTTGAGGATATTTTAAGCAGCTTTAATCGCGAGCCTCATTCGGTGATTGGTTCTTCTTGTATAGGTGCATCTATCATTGGTGGTATTTGTAATAATTCTGGCGGTGCTTTGGTAAAAAGAGGGCCAGCTTATACCGAATTATCGCTTTATGCGCAAATTGATAAAAAAGGCGAGTTACAACTTGTCAATCATCTAGGCATTGATCTTGGTGAAACTGCAGAAGAAATCTTGACCAAGCTTGATAATAAAGTGATCGATCCGGCATGGGTTAGCTATGATGTTGGCGCAGCTTCCAATCATGAATATAGTAAAAAAGTGCGCGAGGTGGATGCTGCTACCCCTGCAAGGTTCAATGCTGATCCCTCAGGGCTTTTTGAAGCTGCGGGCTCTGCTGGTAAAATCGCTGTTTTTGCTGTGCGCCTTGATAGTTTTGCAAAGGAAGAAAATAGTAAAATCTATTATATTGGTACTAATGATACCAATGATTTAACTGTTTTACGCCGCCGTATGCTAAGCGAGTTTGATGAATTGCCGATAAGCGGCGAATATATGCATCGTGATTGCTTTGATATATCGCATAAATATGGCAAGGATACTTTGCTTATGATTCATAAGCTTGGCACCAAACGCTTGCCAGGGTTTTTTGCCTTTAAAAAATCACTCGATACACGACTTGAGCATTTATCGTTTTTGCCGGTAAATCTATCGGACCGCATGATTCAAATGGCGACGCAGCTCGTGCCAGATGTTATGCCAAAGCGTATGCTGGATTATCGCAATCAATATGAACATCATCTTATTTTAAAAGTTTCCAGCAAATTGTCGGAGCAGACTGAAGTTTTGCTCAACGAAACTGTTGGATCTGGTTGGTTTTTATGCGATGCCGATGAAGGTAAAAAGGCAATGCTTAATCGCTTTGTTGCAGCTGGCGCGGTTATTCGCTATGCGCTGGTTCATCCCAAAACAGCAGAAGATGTCTTAGCGCTTGATATCGCCTTGCGGCGCAATGATGATGATTGGTTTGAGCGCTTGCCACCAGAAATCGATGCGCAAATTGAGCAGAAAGCTTATTACGGCCATTTTTTCTGCCATGTGCTACATCAAGATTACGTGGTCAAAAAAGGTGTTGATGTTAAAGCATTAAAAGCAAAAATGCTGGAAGTGCTTGACAAACGCGGCGCGGAATATCCAGCAGAGCATAATGTTGGCCATCTTTATAAAGCAAAGCCAGCCCTTGCCAATCATTATATGAAGCTTGATCCAACCAATAGTTTTAATCCCGGCATCGGTAAAACAAACAAAACGCGTTTTTATGCTGCTTGCTGTCCAGATTGTGATCAGTCCTTTAAAGCTGAAAAGGTAATTTGA